The following are from one region of the Trichoplusia ni isolate ovarian cell line Hi5 chromosome 1, tn1, whole genome shotgun sequence genome:
- the LOC113498445 gene encoding ubiquitin thioesterase trabid isoform X1 has product MSEEVQNDGSRTSASLGESGAPGAECATLDASTNVSQTTISQMTASSVPATEGAKWCCDVCTYENFPLSRKQCTMCRSPKPVLNEDIFRLQDGASALPAQDVCGAEAVAERLKPLRISSPQGASASSVAKWPCPTCTYDNWPKSLKCAMCGSSNPAPGAAPAASPPPPALGINDICNSQNASIHELDPNNRRSKRRNNTDWIWLQACLGVVEGDARCVEAYLSSGGDPARALTPAEVALLNRSSAFDAGHTLVHLAIRFQRQEILSTLLSRISGGGPGLKRSPSYIAPDLASAIRRHIASCIRYKKGSFPCRYINEFCTFYLPAEIEELPAPIQEQLFSELLDREAQQTLEADPPLINWSLELTVRLGSRLYALWNRSAGDCLPDALCQAAYGVSDRHNTLRAALAESLGAAGRAFYARWAAWERAQAARLHYAPDEAQLRAEWARLLAAAARPGAALHQLHVFALAHVLRRPVLVYGVDVVNSFRGEALGFARFRGLYLPLLWEPEQCCKAPLCLAYTRGHFSALVPLDPDICRERAGDAAFLPLTDVDGKLLPVHFLTCDEMADEEGVVRRWVSACVTGGGVLAARQALHARPLLQAQMLEEWLNHYRRLAQQTRGPFPPRLAAAAAEFSSDPDTDEE; this is encoded by the exons ATGAGTGAGGAGGTGCAGAATGATGGAAGCAGGACAAGCGCGTCGCTCGGCGAGTCGGGCGCGCCGGGGGCCGAGTGCGCCACGCTCGACGCCTCCACCAACGTCTCACAGACCACCATCAGCCAG ATGACAGCGAGCTCCGTGCCGGCGACGGAGGGCGCCAAGTGGTGCTGCGACGTGTGCACCTACGAGAACTTCCCACTCTCACGAAAG CAGTGCACCATGTGTCGCAGCCCGAAGCCGGTACTCAACGAGGACATATTCCGGCTGCAGGACGGCGCCAGCGCTCTGCCCGCACAAGACGTTTGCG GTGCCGAGGCAGTGGCGGAGAGACTGAAACCGCTGCGGATATCGTCCCCGCAGGGCGCCAGCGCCTCCTCCGTCGCCAAGTGGCCCTGTCCG ACGTGCACGTACGACAACTGGCCGAAGTCCCTGAAGTGCGCGATGTGCGGCAGCAGCAACCCCGCGccgggcgccgcgcccgccgcctcgccgccgccgcccgcgctcg GTATTAACGATATCTGCAATAGTCAAAACGCTTCGATCCACGAGCTGGACCCCAACAACAGGCGGTCGAAGCGGCGCAACAACACCGACTGGATCTGGCTACAGGCTTGTCTCG GCGTGGTGGAGGGCGACGCTCGCTGCGTGGAGGCCTACCTGTCGAGCGGCGGGGACCCGGCGCGCGCGCTCACGCCGGCCGAGGTGGCGCTGCTCAACCGCTCCTCCGCCTTCGACGCCGGACACACGCTCGTGCACCTCGCCATCag ATTTCAACGACAAGAGATTCTATCGACGCTGTTGTCGCGGATATCAGGCGGTGGACCCGGTCTTAAGAGATCTCCTTCGTACATAG CGCCGGACCTTGCTTCTGCCATCCGGCGCCACATAGCTAGCTGCATCCGATACAAGAAAGGCAGTTTTCCTTGTCGCTACATCAACGAGTTCTGCACCTTCTACCTGCCTGCTg AGATCGAGGAGCTGCCGGCGCCCATCCAGGAGCAGCTGTTCTCGGAGCTGCTGGACCGCGAGGCGCAGCAGACGCTGGAGGCCGACCCGCCGCTCATCAACTGGAGCCTGGAGCTCACCGTGCGCCTGGGCTCGCGCCTGTACGCGCTGTGGAACCGCTCGGCCGGCGACTGCCTGCCCGACGCGCTGTGCCAGGCCGCGTACGGCGTGTCGGACCGCCACAACACGCTGCGCGCCGCGCTGGCCGAGTCGCTGGGCGCGGCCGGGCGCGCCTTCTACGCGCGCTGGGCCGCCTGGGAGCGCGCGCAGGCCGCGCGCCTGCACTACGCGCCCGACGAGGCGCAGCTGCGCGCCGAGTGGGCGCGCCTGctggcggccgccgcgcgcccggGCGCCGCGCTGCACCAGCTGCACGTGTTCGCGCTGGCGCACGTGCTGCGCCGCCCCGTGCTGGTCTACGGCGTGGACGTCGTCAACTCCTTCCGCGGCGAGGCGCTGGGCTTCGCGCGCTTCCGCGGCCTCTACCTGCCGCTGCTGTGGGAGCCCGAGCAGTGCTGCAAGGCGCCGCTGTGCCTGGCCTACACGCGCGGCCACTTCTCCGCGCTCGTGCCGCTCGACCCCGACATCTGCCGCGAGCGCGCGGGCGACGCCGCCTTCCTGCCGCTCACGGACGTGGACGGCAAGCTGCTGCCCGTGCACTTCCTGACGTGCGACGAGATGGCGGACGAGGAGGGCGTGGTCCGGCGCTGGGTGTCGGCGTGCGTGACGGGCGGCGGCGTGCTGGCCGCGCGCCAGGCGCTGCACGCGCGGCCGCTGCTGCAGGCGCAGATGCTGGAGGAGTGGCTCAACCACTACCGCCGCCTCGC GCAGCAGACGCGCGGCCCGTTCCCGCcgcggctggcggcggcggcggcggagtTCTCCAGCGACCCGGACACGGACGAGGAGTAG
- the LOC113498445 gene encoding ubiquitin thioesterase trabid isoform X2, which yields MSEEVQNDGSRTSASLGESGAPGAECATLDASTNVSQTTISQMTASSVPATEGAKWCCDVCTYENFPLSRKCTMCRSPKPVLNEDIFRLQDGASALPAQDVCGAEAVAERLKPLRISSPQGASASSVAKWPCPTCTYDNWPKSLKCAMCGSSNPAPGAAPAASPPPPALGINDICNSQNASIHELDPNNRRSKRRNNTDWIWLQACLGVVEGDARCVEAYLSSGGDPARALTPAEVALLNRSSAFDAGHTLVHLAIRFQRQEILSTLLSRISGGGPGLKRSPSYIAPDLASAIRRHIASCIRYKKGSFPCRYINEFCTFYLPAEIEELPAPIQEQLFSELLDREAQQTLEADPPLINWSLELTVRLGSRLYALWNRSAGDCLPDALCQAAYGVSDRHNTLRAALAESLGAAGRAFYARWAAWERAQAARLHYAPDEAQLRAEWARLLAAAARPGAALHQLHVFALAHVLRRPVLVYGVDVVNSFRGEALGFARFRGLYLPLLWEPEQCCKAPLCLAYTRGHFSALVPLDPDICRERAGDAAFLPLTDVDGKLLPVHFLTCDEMADEEGVVRRWVSACVTGGGVLAARQALHARPLLQAQMLEEWLNHYRRLAQQTRGPFPPRLAAAAAEFSSDPDTDEE from the exons ATGAGTGAGGAGGTGCAGAATGATGGAAGCAGGACAAGCGCGTCGCTCGGCGAGTCGGGCGCGCCGGGGGCCGAGTGCGCCACGCTCGACGCCTCCACCAACGTCTCACAGACCACCATCAGCCAG ATGACAGCGAGCTCCGTGCCGGCGACGGAGGGCGCCAAGTGGTGCTGCGACGTGTGCACCTACGAGAACTTCCCACTCTCACGAAAG TGCACCATGTGTCGCAGCCCGAAGCCGGTACTCAACGAGGACATATTCCGGCTGCAGGACGGCGCCAGCGCTCTGCCCGCACAAGACGTTTGCG GTGCCGAGGCAGTGGCGGAGAGACTGAAACCGCTGCGGATATCGTCCCCGCAGGGCGCCAGCGCCTCCTCCGTCGCCAAGTGGCCCTGTCCG ACGTGCACGTACGACAACTGGCCGAAGTCCCTGAAGTGCGCGATGTGCGGCAGCAGCAACCCCGCGccgggcgccgcgcccgccgcctcgccgccgccgcccgcgctcg GTATTAACGATATCTGCAATAGTCAAAACGCTTCGATCCACGAGCTGGACCCCAACAACAGGCGGTCGAAGCGGCGCAACAACACCGACTGGATCTGGCTACAGGCTTGTCTCG GCGTGGTGGAGGGCGACGCTCGCTGCGTGGAGGCCTACCTGTCGAGCGGCGGGGACCCGGCGCGCGCGCTCACGCCGGCCGAGGTGGCGCTGCTCAACCGCTCCTCCGCCTTCGACGCCGGACACACGCTCGTGCACCTCGCCATCag ATTTCAACGACAAGAGATTCTATCGACGCTGTTGTCGCGGATATCAGGCGGTGGACCCGGTCTTAAGAGATCTCCTTCGTACATAG CGCCGGACCTTGCTTCTGCCATCCGGCGCCACATAGCTAGCTGCATCCGATACAAGAAAGGCAGTTTTCCTTGTCGCTACATCAACGAGTTCTGCACCTTCTACCTGCCTGCTg AGATCGAGGAGCTGCCGGCGCCCATCCAGGAGCAGCTGTTCTCGGAGCTGCTGGACCGCGAGGCGCAGCAGACGCTGGAGGCCGACCCGCCGCTCATCAACTGGAGCCTGGAGCTCACCGTGCGCCTGGGCTCGCGCCTGTACGCGCTGTGGAACCGCTCGGCCGGCGACTGCCTGCCCGACGCGCTGTGCCAGGCCGCGTACGGCGTGTCGGACCGCCACAACACGCTGCGCGCCGCGCTGGCCGAGTCGCTGGGCGCGGCCGGGCGCGCCTTCTACGCGCGCTGGGCCGCCTGGGAGCGCGCGCAGGCCGCGCGCCTGCACTACGCGCCCGACGAGGCGCAGCTGCGCGCCGAGTGGGCGCGCCTGctggcggccgccgcgcgcccggGCGCCGCGCTGCACCAGCTGCACGTGTTCGCGCTGGCGCACGTGCTGCGCCGCCCCGTGCTGGTCTACGGCGTGGACGTCGTCAACTCCTTCCGCGGCGAGGCGCTGGGCTTCGCGCGCTTCCGCGGCCTCTACCTGCCGCTGCTGTGGGAGCCCGAGCAGTGCTGCAAGGCGCCGCTGTGCCTGGCCTACACGCGCGGCCACTTCTCCGCGCTCGTGCCGCTCGACCCCGACATCTGCCGCGAGCGCGCGGGCGACGCCGCCTTCCTGCCGCTCACGGACGTGGACGGCAAGCTGCTGCCCGTGCACTTCCTGACGTGCGACGAGATGGCGGACGAGGAGGGCGTGGTCCGGCGCTGGGTGTCGGCGTGCGTGACGGGCGGCGGCGTGCTGGCCGCGCGCCAGGCGCTGCACGCGCGGCCGCTGCTGCAGGCGCAGATGCTGGAGGAGTGGCTCAACCACTACCGCCGCCTCGC GCAGCAGACGCGCGGCCCGTTCCCGCcgcggctggcggcggcggcggcggagtTCTCCAGCGACCCGGACACGGACGAGGAGTAG
- the LOC113498460 gene encoding uncharacterized protein LOC113498460, with product MNFRRILSKSSLRSSSSSGKGRPEEVSKLQSEVELLKQTIDSLKVSVESRDAAIGTLAREKEKIYVELKSAQRTNRNLHQQLVDERDIHSKEKDFLINEIKRLKKRNEYEISAQENKDISEDQIKSSLHEELKAKDEVIYNIGVKYLKIKSSKIYFQKKLEKLQAQNKKTCENIILLLQDNRKTLDSLLDKLLKSSSVSPNSKKYLKLLQINGNLHYENTQLKIYLSSQPDSSKSNVVQQHSEKCCAIDKPITLGTKSEEKINRLSFTSKLKLLNAQEMNCLKSFKYIHKTLSPKVRGTIYRSVSDSCIVRSTLSELVNASNIL from the exons ATGAATTTTAGACGCATTTTGTCGAAAAGTTCCTTGAGATCCTCGTCATCTTCGGGAAAAGGTCGTCCAGAGGAAGTCTCAAAATTACAAAGTGAAGTAGAGTTACTGAAGCAAACAATCGATTCCCTGAAAGTTTCTGTTGAAAGTCGAGACGCAGCAATAGGCACGCTAGCAcgtgaaaaggaaaaaatatacgTAGAACTAAAAAGTGCGCAAAGGACAAATAGAAATTTACATCAACAGCTTGTTGATGAAAG GGATATACATTCTAAGGAAAAGGATTTTCTCATCAATGAGATTAAGAGATTGAAGAAACGAAACGAATATGAAATTAGTGCGCAAGAAAATAAAGAC ATATCAGAAGATCAAATAAAAAGCTCATTGCATGAGGAATTAAAAGCTAAAGAcgaagttatttataatatcggAGTTAAGTATTTAAAGATTAAGTcgagcaaaatatattttcaaaagaaattagAAAAATTACAGGCCCAGAATAAAAAG ACCTGcgagaatattatattattattacaagatAATAGGAAAACGTTGGATAGTCTTTTAGATAAGTTGCTTAAATCATCCTCGGTATCACCGaacagtaaaaaatacttaaagcttttgcaaataaatggcaatttacACTATGAGAACACTCAACTGAAAATTTATCTCTCATCTCAGCCAGACTCCTCAAAAAGCAACGTAGTACAACAGCACTCTGAGAAGTGTTGCGCTATCGATAAACCCATTACGCTTGGAACGAAATctgaagagaaaataaatcGTCTCTCGTTTACTTCGAAGTTAAAACTACTCAATGCACAGGAAATGAATTgtcttaaaagttttaagtacATCCACAAAACTCTTTCCCCGAAAGTTCGAGGTACGATTTATAGGTCAGTTTCAGATTCTTGTATCGTGAGATCGACTTTAAGTGAATTAGTGAATGCTAGTAATATACTTTAA
- the LOC113498478 gene encoding nucleoplasmin-like protein isoform X1 has product MSDEYFYGVTLSASHQSETWDPEAKAEYPRANKLLIRQALLGPDAKPDELNVVQVETMSLQETVKIPVAVLKAGETRHARLDIEFPDAPVAFTLIQGSGPVHLIGQHSLGALVEEFEDMEEMEEEMLDEEEGDDSQFKEDVNKRKASAGKRKTNEDEDDEEGEPKGKKAKMSNNAKGKAPSPKKNAKK; this is encoded by the exons ATGTCGGACGAATATTTCTATG GTGTAACGCTATCGGCGTCACATCAGTCTGAGACATGGGACCCTGAAGCAAAGGCCGAATACCCTCGTGCTAACAAGTTGCTTATTCGCCAAGCGCTGTTGGGTCCTGATGCCAAGCCAGATGAACTCAATGTTGTTCAG GTGGAAACAATGTCACTTCAGGAGACTGTTAAGATTCCAGTAGCTGTTCTAAAAGCAGGTGAGACGAGGCATGCTCGTCTTGACATCGAGTTTCCAGATGCACCTGTTGCATTTACTCTTATTCAG GGGTCCGGGCCAGTGCACTTAATTGGCCAGCATTCTCTTGGTGCCCTTGTGGAGGAATTTGAAGACATGGAAGAAATGGAGGAAGAGATGTTAGATGAAGAGGAAGGTGATGATTCTCAGTTTAAG GAAGATGTGAATAAAAGGAAAGCATCAGCAGGCAAGCGCAAGACGAATGAG gACGAGGATGATGAAGAAGGCGAGCCAAAGGGGAAGAAGGCGAAAATGTCAAACAATGCCAAAGGCAAAGCCCCGTCGCCCAAGAAGAATGCCAAGAAGTGA
- the LOC113498478 gene encoding nucleoplasmin-like protein isoform X2: MSDEYFYGVTLSASHQSETWDPEAKAEYPRANKLLIRQALLGPDAKPDELNVVQVETMSLQETVKIPVAVLKAGETRHARLDIEFPDAPVAFTLIQGSGPVHLIGQHSLGALVEEFEDMEEMEEEMLDEEEGDDSQFKDEDDEEGEPKGKKAKMSNNAKGKAPSPKKNAKK, translated from the exons ATGTCGGACGAATATTTCTATG GTGTAACGCTATCGGCGTCACATCAGTCTGAGACATGGGACCCTGAAGCAAAGGCCGAATACCCTCGTGCTAACAAGTTGCTTATTCGCCAAGCGCTGTTGGGTCCTGATGCCAAGCCAGATGAACTCAATGTTGTTCAG GTGGAAACAATGTCACTTCAGGAGACTGTTAAGATTCCAGTAGCTGTTCTAAAAGCAGGTGAGACGAGGCATGCTCGTCTTGACATCGAGTTTCCAGATGCACCTGTTGCATTTACTCTTATTCAG GGGTCCGGGCCAGTGCACTTAATTGGCCAGCATTCTCTTGGTGCCCTTGTGGAGGAATTTGAAGACATGGAAGAAATGGAGGAAGAGATGTTAGATGAAGAGGAAGGTGATGATTCTCAGTTTAAG gACGAGGATGATGAAGAAGGCGAGCCAAAGGGGAAGAAGGCGAAAATGTCAAACAATGCCAAAGGCAAAGCCCCGTCGCCCAAGAAGAATGCCAAGAAGTGA
- the LOC113498467 gene encoding uncharacterized protein LOC113498467: MDINNPHNQSYWFVLREDQSNVIFSSNNFTIQNPQITGPEARYIVDTRESRPYNIQVNETPVVVQETASETCDKEINKIKSDDNFWNRNKIKLLLTLCLDNRFRNLTKDKTLWDEIAVHLGTTSYECSNKYRNLRRTYIRLLKKKRLGKEIKWVHYNICEEVFKECKSLPPSVLEPWEEHKVRRLLTLYIENLPKFRSPDCLQKDIWRDIATQLETTDYNCYHKFKNLKRAYFNRKERSRESGKPIKWQYFHYLERIFYNYNPNIGHWDKVKTRLLLDGYMQIADKFRNPRYQKKELWKEISLSVGESPNDCNKKFRNLKQTYIRLKMKADSGRCMIKWRYYKDFDAIYSAQTVYKNSHDGSPEQTCKTQEEDYVKQLLTFYVENKERFRDPLVKKKTVWRVLAPKIGLSSEECDRKFRNLKQTYIRLAEKKRETGKNNNWPYYSYFEKIFDESRGLANTCNQSLDNMTLTELKRVMHEVQDRKDKDKFETLVRAVEESNNIQKERNRILQALLDKK; encoded by the exons ATGGATATAAATAATCCCCACAACCAAAGTTATTGGTTTGTTCTCCGAGAAGACCAAAGCAATGTTATCTTCAGCAGCAATAATTTCACTATCCAAAATCCGCAGA ttacagGTCCAGAAGCAAGATATATTGTGGATACTAGAGAAAGCAGGCCTTATAATATACAAGTCAATGAAACTCCAGTAGTAGTTCAAGAAACTGCATCTGAAACATgtgataaagaaataaataagataaaaagtGATGACAACTTttggaatagaaataaaataaaactactccTAACACTCTGCTTAGATAATAGGTTTAGGAATTTGACAAAAGATAAAACTCTCTGGGATGAAATAGCTGTGCACTTGGGCACAACTTCTTATGAATGTAGTAATAAGTATCGAAACCTGAGGAGAACATACATAAGATTACTTAAGAAGAAAAGGTTAGGCAAGGAAATTAAATGGGTTCATTATAATATCTGTGAAGAAGTATTTAAAGAATGCAAGTCTCTTCCACCTTCTGTATTAGAGCCTTGGGAAGAGCACAAGGTTAGGAGATTGCTCACCCTGTACATAGAGAACCTGCCCAAGTTCCGTAGTCCAGATTGTTTGCAAAAAGACATCTGGAGGGATATTGCCACACAATTAGAAACTACGGACTATAACTGTTATcacaagtttaaaaatttaaagagaGCATATTTCAATAGGAAGGAAAGAAGTAGAGAATCAGGCAAGCCTATTAAGTGGCAATATTTTCACTACTTAGaaagaatattttacaattacaacCCAAACATAGGACATTGGGACAAGGTCAAAACTAGGTTGTTGTTAGATGGATACATGCAAATTGCTGACAAGTTTAGGAACCCTCGGTATCAGAAGAAGGAGTTGTGGAAAGAGATATCTTTATCAGTTGGTGAAAGCCCCAATGATTGTAATAAGAAATTCCgtaatttgaaacaaacataTATAAGATTGAAGATGAAAGCAGATTCTGGGAGGTGCATGATTAAATGGCGTTACTATAAGGATTTCGACGCTATATACAGTGCACAAACTGTGTACAAGAACTCTCATGATGGCTCACCAGAACAAACTTGCAAGACTCAAGAAGAAGACTATGTCAAGcaacttttaacattttatgtggAAAACAAGGAAAGATTTCGAGACCCTCtggtaaaaaagaaaactgtatgGCGCGTACTTGCACCTAAAATTGGTTTATCTTCCGAAGAATGCGATAGAAAATTTCGTAACTTAAAACAGACCTATATTAGACTTGCTGAGAAAAAGAGAGAAActggtaaaaataataattggccctattattcatattttgaaaaaatatttgatgaatcGCGAGGTTTGGCCAATACATGTAATCAAAGTTTAGACAATATGACACTCACAGAATTAAAAAGAGTAATGCATGAAGTCCAAGACAGAAAAGACAAAGACAAATTTGAGACCCTAGTAAGAGCCGTAGAAGAATCTAACAATATTCAAAAAGAGAGAAATAGAATATTACAAGCATTGCTCGATAAAAAGTGA